The Halalkalibacter krulwichiae genome has a segment encoding these proteins:
- a CDS encoding D-alanyl-D-alanine carboxypeptidase family protein, with amino-acid sequence MRKVLSSILSAVLVLSLAAPMASAAEPKAKLAEKASSAIVIERDTGEVIFDKNSQEKLPPASMTKIMTMLLIMEAIDEGKLAYDDVVRTSEYAASMGGSQIFLEPGEEMSVSDMLKAIAVASANDASVAMAEHLAGTEDEFVAMMNAKAKELGLENTNFLNTNGLPAENHYTTAYDLAMISKELLKYDDITKFTGIYEDYLRADTDDKFWLVNTNKLVKFYPGVDGLKTGYTREAMYCLTATAEKNGMRVITVIMGAPSPKERNAQITSMLDYAFSQYQTHNLYDRQHILADVEVSKGDKDTVPVVTSESVSILTKKGVKIDDVVERLEIDANLQAPIKQGDVVGTLFIERENEVLSETPLVAGDDVYEASWWKLFKRVFAKFGAA; translated from the coding sequence ATGAGGAAAGTTCTATCCAGTATTTTAAGCGCAGTCCTTGTTTTAAGTTTAGCGGCACCTATGGCTAGCGCAGCAGAACCAAAAGCTAAATTAGCAGAAAAGGCATCTTCAGCTATTGTAATTGAACGAGATACTGGGGAAGTTATTTTTGATAAGAACAGTCAAGAAAAGCTCCCACCTGCAAGTATGACTAAAATTATGACAATGCTTTTAATAATGGAAGCTATTGATGAGGGAAAACTTGCTTATGATGATGTTGTTCGGACAAGTGAATATGCAGCTTCAATGGGAGGTTCACAAATCTTTCTAGAGCCCGGTGAAGAAATGTCAGTAAGTGATATGTTAAAAGCAATTGCTGTAGCTTCAGCTAACGATGCATCTGTAGCGATGGCTGAACATCTTGCTGGTACTGAAGATGAGTTCGTCGCAATGATGAACGCGAAGGCAAAAGAACTTGGGCTTGAAAATACAAATTTTCTAAATACGAATGGTTTACCAGCGGAAAACCATTATACGACAGCTTATGATCTTGCTATGATTTCAAAAGAGCTATTAAAGTATGATGATATTACTAAGTTCACTGGAATTTATGAGGATTATCTAAGAGCTGATACGGATGATAAATTTTGGCTTGTTAACACAAATAAGTTAGTGAAATTCTATCCTGGTGTAGACGGATTAAAGACCGGATATACAAGGGAAGCGATGTATTGTCTAACAGCAACAGCGGAGAAGAATGGTATGCGTGTCATTACCGTCATTATGGGAGCTCCATCGCCAAAGGAACGAAATGCACAAATTACGTCAATGCTTGATTATGCCTTTAGTCAATATCAAACACATAATCTTTACGACCGTCAGCACATTTTAGCAGATGTTGAAGTAAGTAAAGGTGATAAAGATACTGTTCCTGTCGTTACTTCTGAATCAGTTTCAATTTTAACTAAAAAAGGTGTCAAAATTGACGATGTCGTAGAGCGTTTAGAAATTGATGCAAATCTACAAGCGCCTATTAAACAAGGAGATGTAGTTGGAACGTTATTCATTGAACGTGAAAATGAAGTTCTTAGCGAAACACCGCTAGTAGCTGGCGACGATGTGTATGAAGCATCATGGTGGAAATTGTTCAAGCGCGTTTTCGCTAAATTTGGAGCAGCATAA
- the sigF gene encoding RNA polymerase sporulation sigma factor SigF, which produces MDVEVKQQQKKKAHFTDAEVKELIARSQNGDQDARDMIVNRNTRLVWSVVQRFMNRGYEADDLFQIGCIGLIKSVDKFDLSYDVKFSTYAVPMIIGEIQRFLRDDGTVKVSRSIKELGNKIRKMKDEMTKSLGRTPTVNEIAEQLEITPEEVVFAGEASRSLSSIHETVYENDGDPITLLDQIADQSETKWFDKIALKEAIRDLDERERLIVYLRYYKDQTQSEVAARLGISQVQVSRLEKKILEQMKIEMGDA; this is translated from the coding sequence ATGGATGTCGAGGTAAAACAACAACAGAAGAAGAAAGCTCATTTCACTGACGCAGAAGTAAAAGAGCTGATTGCAAGAAGTCAAAACGGAGATCAAGATGCACGAGACATGATTGTTAATCGTAATACGAGACTCGTTTGGTCAGTCGTTCAGCGTTTTATGAATCGTGGGTATGAAGCTGATGATTTATTTCAAATTGGATGTATAGGGTTAATTAAATCCGTTGATAAATTTGATTTATCTTATGATGTTAAGTTCTCGACATATGCTGTACCTATGATCATTGGAGAAATTCAACGCTTTCTCCGTGATGATGGAACAGTTAAAGTCAGTCGCTCAATAAAAGAGTTAGGCAATAAAATACGGAAGATGAAAGATGAGATGACTAAGTCTCTTGGGCGAACGCCTACGGTTAATGAAATTGCAGAGCAATTGGAAATTACGCCGGAGGAAGTGGTGTTTGCTGGAGAAGCTAGTCGATCTCTTTCTTCCATTCATGAAACAGTCTATGAAAATGACGGAGATCCAATCACTTTACTAGATCAGATTGCTGATCAATCAGAAACGAAGTGGTTTGATAAAATTGCTCTCAAGGAAGCGATTCGAGATCTGGATGAACGAGAGAGACTAATTGTATATCTCCGTTATTATAAAGATCAAACGCAATCAGAGGTGGCAGCAAGGCTTGGGATTTCTCAAGTGCAAGTTTCTAGGCTTGAAAAGAAAATATTAGAACAAATGAAGATAGAAATGGGAGATGCCTAA
- the mtnA gene encoding S-methyl-5-thioribose-1-phosphate isomerase, giving the protein MLNTPIRSVEWSNDHITLLDQRLLPSQTEFITLTAIEDVWEAIFELKVRGAPAIGITAAYGLALWAQQSQHDHFNEFCEDLKKQAAYLETSRPTAVNLFWAIKRILSVVERVSTIKKAKEAILDKANVIAKEDEDVCRSIGEHAINLFQDGDTLLTHCNAGGIATARYGTALAPFYIAKERGIHLKAFASETRPVLQGARLTAWELQQLGIDVTLITDNMVAHTIKTKGINAIIVGADRIAANGDTANKIGTYGLALLAKALQIPFYVAAPLSTIDLATSSGEDIEIEERHADEIRKLNGQLVTTADMKVFNPAFDVTPAELITGIITERGIVSGDYKTKLEGLFI; this is encoded by the coding sequence ATGCTTAATACACCGATCCGATCTGTTGAATGGAGCAACGATCATATTACATTACTTGATCAAAGGTTGTTACCAAGCCAAACAGAATTTATTACGCTTACAGCAATTGAAGATGTATGGGAAGCCATCTTTGAACTAAAAGTTAGAGGCGCTCCAGCCATTGGAATAACAGCCGCATACGGTCTAGCTTTGTGGGCTCAACAAAGTCAACATGATCATTTCAACGAATTTTGTGAAGACCTAAAGAAGCAGGCTGCATATTTGGAAACATCTCGACCTACTGCCGTGAACTTATTTTGGGCAATCAAACGTATATTATCAGTTGTTGAACGAGTTTCTACTATTAAAAAGGCGAAAGAGGCTATACTAGACAAAGCGAACGTAATCGCCAAAGAAGATGAAGATGTCTGTCGCTCCATTGGCGAACATGCCATTAATTTATTTCAAGATGGGGATACGTTACTGACCCATTGTAATGCAGGCGGGATCGCAACCGCTCGGTATGGAACTGCTTTAGCACCTTTTTATATTGCCAAAGAGCGTGGGATCCATTTAAAAGCTTTTGCATCGGAAACACGCCCTGTTTTACAAGGCGCTCGCTTAACTGCTTGGGAATTACAACAACTCGGTATAGATGTTACGTTAATTACAGACAACATGGTTGCTCATACAATAAAAACGAAAGGTATAAATGCTATAATCGTTGGTGCCGATCGGATCGCAGCAAACGGAGATACCGCAAATAAAATTGGAACATATGGGTTAGCATTGCTAGCAAAAGCGTTACAAATTCCATTTTATGTGGCTGCCCCTCTCTCTACTATTGATTTAGCCACCTCTTCTGGTGAAGACATTGAGATTGAGGAACGGCATGCCGATGAAATTCGTAAGTTAAATGGACAGCTTGTTACAACTGCTGATATGAAAGTGTTTAATCCTGCCTTTGATGTCACACCAGCTGAACTCATTACTGGGATTATTACAGAAAGAGGAATTGTATCAGGTGATTACAAAACGAAGCTTGAAGGTTTATTTATCTGA
- the hmpA gene encoding NO-inducible flavohemoprotein — translation MLSNKTIEIVKATAPVLEVKGKEITTNFYKSMFAAHPELLNVFNHANQQKGRQQTALANTVTAAAHYIDRLEVLVPVVKQIAHKHRSLAVKAEHYPIVGEFLLKAIKEVLGDAATEEILEAWGEAYHEIAAIFIQVEKEMYEEAERQENGWKDFKTFKIVKKAKESGNITSFYLAPVDGKKLPSFKPGQYITVRVKINGEEFLQNRQYSLSDVPNDEAFRISVKREDEQTPAGKVSNFLHEAPNGLEVEVSPPAGDFILEEDEKPVYFLAGGVGITPLLSMLKTSVTSQPNRKVTFIHAARNSDVLAFEVEVKEAIKVTKEGKSYLCYSNPTNKDLKLRNFDHEGYVDRAFLEEIVEEKDAHFYVCGPVPFLQTVVNELKQLEVKEENIHYEFFGPAMKLEEATTV, via the coding sequence ATGTTATCTAATAAAACAATTGAAATTGTTAAAGCAACTGCACCTGTGCTTGAAGTTAAAGGAAAAGAAATTACGACAAATTTTTATAAATCAATGTTTGCAGCTCATCCTGAGTTGTTAAATGTTTTTAACCATGCTAACCAACAAAAAGGAAGGCAGCAAACAGCCCTTGCCAACACTGTAACTGCAGCAGCTCATTATATTGACCGTCTAGAAGTACTAGTTCCTGTCGTTAAGCAAATTGCTCATAAACACAGAAGCTTAGCTGTTAAAGCAGAACATTATCCTATTGTTGGCGAATTTCTATTAAAAGCAATTAAAGAAGTGTTAGGAGATGCTGCAACAGAAGAAATTCTAGAGGCTTGGGGCGAAGCATATCATGAAATCGCTGCAATATTCATTCAAGTTGAAAAAGAAATGTATGAAGAAGCTGAAAGACAAGAAAATGGATGGAAGGATTTTAAGACATTCAAAATTGTAAAGAAGGCAAAAGAAAGTGGCAACATTACGTCATTTTATTTAGCTCCAGTGGATGGCAAGAAGCTGCCAAGTTTCAAGCCAGGGCAATATATTACTGTTAGGGTTAAGATCAATGGAGAAGAATTTTTACAAAATCGACAGTATAGTTTATCAGATGTTCCAAATGATGAAGCGTTTCGAATTTCAGTTAAACGTGAGGATGAACAAACGCCTGCAGGAAAAGTCTCAAATTTCTTACATGAAGCGCCTAACGGCTTAGAAGTAGAAGTAAGCCCACCAGCAGGAGACTTTATATTAGAAGAAGACGAAAAGCCAGTTTATTTCCTAGCAGGAGGCGTTGGTATTACGCCGCTATTAAGTATGTTGAAAACGTCTGTCACAAGTCAACCTAATAGAAAAGTAACCTTTATCCATGCTGCGAGAAATAGTGATGTACTGGCATTTGAAGTTGAGGTAAAAGAGGCAATCAAGGTAACCAAAGAAGGAAAAAGTTATTTGTGTTACTCAAACCCAACAAATAAGGATCTAAAACTTAGAAACTTTGATCATGAAGGATATGTCGATCGAGCATTTTTAGAAGAAATAGTGGAGGAAAAAGACGCTCATTTTTATGTGTGTGGACCAGTACCGTTCTTGCAAACAGTTGTTAATGAATTAAAACAACTAGAAGTAAAAGAGGAGAATATTCATTATGAGTTCTTTGGTCCAGCAATGAAGTTAGAAGAAGCTACAACTGTATAA
- the spoIIAA gene encoding anti-sigma F factor antagonist → MSLRIDLEQKGGVLLVRLEGELDHHTAEELRGQVEQKLADGQVKHIVLNLELLTFMDSSGLGVILGRYKQVKANDGEMVVCAISSSVKRLFEMSGLFKIIRLEESEQFALQTLGVA, encoded by the coding sequence ATGAGTTTACGAATTGATCTAGAACAAAAAGGCGGTGTCTTACTCGTCCGCCTTGAAGGTGAGTTAGACCACCACACAGCAGAAGAACTTAGAGGACAGGTTGAGCAAAAGCTAGCCGACGGGCAAGTAAAGCATATTGTCTTAAATCTTGAATTGTTAACATTTATGGATAGTTCAGGTTTAGGTGTCATTCTTGGCAGATATAAACAAGTGAAAGCGAATGACGGTGAAATGGTCGTTTGTGCTATTTCATCATCAGTGAAGCGATTATTTGAAATGTCTGGCTTGTTTAAGATTATTCGTCTTGAAGAAAGCGAACAATTTGCTTTACAAACTTTGGGGGTGGCTTAA
- a CDS encoding 2,3-diketo-5-methylthiopentyl-1-phosphate enolase produces the protein MSEVQATYLLEAEQANLNKKAEAIALGLTVGSWTNLPAVEQEQLAKHKGRVVEAKMIAEGKAIITVGYPSANFSNDLPAVLTTTFGKFSLDGKVKLLDLTFSDDIKHGYPGPKFGLEGIRQLTNTYDRPLLMSIFKGVIGRDLHSLKEQMKAQALGGIDIVKDDEILFENDLTPLEKRIPVCQEALRESYEITGKRTLHAVNLTGKTMELKENAYKAVELGADLLLFNTFAYGLDVMQALAEDPNIPLPIMAHPAFSGTMISSPDYGLAPGLLLGKLARMAGADLVLFPSPYGSVAMAKEETQAIAKHLTEDDQFKKAFPVPSAGIHPGLTPKLIADFGVDSIINAGGGIHGHPGGAAAGGRAFVQAIDAVLANQPLHDAAKDYEELAKALELWGGE, from the coding sequence GTGAGTGAAGTTCAAGCAACATATCTTCTTGAGGCAGAACAAGCCAACTTAAATAAAAAAGCTGAAGCAATTGCATTGGGATTAACAGTAGGTTCGTGGACTAACCTTCCTGCTGTTGAACAAGAACAACTGGCAAAACATAAGGGAAGGGTTGTTGAAGCTAAGATGATTGCAGAGGGTAAAGCAATCATAACAGTTGGCTATCCAAGTGCTAATTTCTCAAATGATCTTCCCGCTGTTTTAACAACGACTTTTGGGAAGTTTTCACTTGACGGGAAAGTTAAATTATTAGATTTAACGTTTAGCGATGATATAAAACATGGATATCCCGGACCAAAATTTGGATTGGAAGGAATACGGCAATTAACAAATACATATGATCGTCCTTTATTAATGAGTATTTTTAAAGGAGTTATCGGACGCGATCTCCATTCTTTAAAAGAACAGATGAAAGCCCAAGCGTTGGGTGGAATTGATATTGTTAAAGACGATGAAATTTTGTTTGAAAATGATCTAACACCACTTGAAAAACGCATTCCAGTTTGTCAAGAGGCGTTACGAGAAAGCTATGAAATCACTGGAAAGAGAACCCTTCATGCTGTTAACCTCACTGGGAAGACGATGGAATTAAAAGAAAATGCATATAAAGCGGTGGAGTTGGGAGCGGATCTGCTTTTATTTAATACATTTGCGTATGGGCTAGATGTAATGCAGGCTCTCGCTGAAGATCCAAACATTCCTCTTCCGATAATGGCTCATCCGGCGTTTTCAGGAACGATGATTTCTTCACCGGACTATGGTTTAGCTCCCGGACTTCTTCTAGGTAAGTTAGCACGTATGGCTGGAGCGGATTTAGTGTTGTTCCCTTCTCCATACGGTTCGGTAGCAATGGCTAAAGAGGAGACTCAAGCGATTGCCAAACATTTGACTGAAGATGACCAGTTTAAGAAAGCTTTTCCGGTTCCTTCAGCAGGTATACACCCAGGTTTGACTCCGAAGTTAATAGCTGATTTTGGTGTTGATAGTATTATTAATGCTGGTGGAGGAATACACGGCCATCCAGGAGGGGCAGCTGCTGGTGGAAGAGCTTTTGTTCAGGCTATTGATGCGGTTTTAGCGAATCAACCTTTACATGATGCCGCTAAAGATTACGAAGAGCTCGCCAAAGCCCTTGAGTTGTGGGGTGGAGAATGA
- a CDS encoding 1,2-dihydroxy-3-keto-5-methylthiopentene dioxygenase: protein MAVIKVRNSGEVIEGVDKVHEFLEAQGVFFERWDIGKLPEHLVEKFDLTDEDKANILNVYDEDIRSLAERRGYVNWDVIALSDQTPNIEELLKKFEQVHTHTDDEVRIITAGHGIFIVKGDEKTGYFNIELEAGDVISVPENTPHFFTLMDDRQVVAVRLFIDTDGWVAHPYEEKEHQI from the coding sequence GTGGCAGTTATTAAAGTGAGAAACAGTGGGGAAGTAATTGAAGGGGTAGACAAAGTACATGAATTTTTAGAAGCGCAAGGTGTCTTCTTTGAACGCTGGGACATCGGGAAATTACCAGAGCATTTAGTAGAGAAGTTTGATTTAACAGATGAGGACAAAGCAAACATTTTAAACGTTTATGATGAGGATATTCGTTCATTAGCAGAGCGTAGAGGATATGTGAATTGGGATGTCATTGCATTATCAGATCAAACACCAAATATTGAAGAATTATTAAAAAAGTTTGAGCAAGTGCATACACATACAGATGATGAAGTTCGTATCATTACAGCTGGTCATGGAATTTTCATTGTAAAAGGTGATGAGAAAACAGGATATTTTAACATTGAACTTGAAGCTGGTGACGTGATTTCCGTTCCAGAGAATACTCCACACTTCTTCACGTTAATGGATGATCGTCAAGTTGTTGCTGTTCGTCTATTTATTGATACGGATGGCTGGGTGGCGCATCCATATGAAGAGAAAGAGCATCAAATTTAA
- the spoIIAB gene encoding anti-sigma F factor, whose translation MQNVMDLKFSAQSQNESFARVTVGAFIAQLDPTMDEMTEIKTVVSEAVTNAIIHGYHNQPDGMVYIHCKLDNGTIELTIRDEGLGIQDIEEARQPLFTTKPELERSGMGFTIMENFMDELQVVSEPMIGTTVFVKKTLTNSKAMCN comes from the coding sequence ATGCAAAATGTGATGGATTTGAAGTTTTCTGCTCAGAGCCAAAACGAGTCGTTTGCACGAGTTACGGTAGGTGCATTTATTGCTCAGCTTGACCCAACTATGGATGAGATGACAGAAATTAAAACAGTCGTTTCGGAGGCTGTAACTAATGCAATTATTCATGGGTATCATAATCAACCCGATGGGATGGTTTATATTCATTGTAAGTTAGACAATGGCACAATTGAATTAACCATTCGTGATGAGGGTTTAGGTATTCAAGATATTGAGGAAGCGCGTCAACCATTATTTACAACGAAGCCAGAACTTGAACGATCAGGGATGGGCTTTACGATAATGGAGAATTTCATGGATGAGCTTCAAGTTGTCTCTGAACCGATGATTGGTACAACAGTCTTTGTAAAAAAAACACTTACAAATAGCAAAGCTATGTGTAATTAA
- the mtnK gene encoding S-methyl-5-thioribose kinase, with protein sequence MTTLKDTTYEPLTTDTAIKLSKDLQLFNEDDLLFAHEIGDGNLNLVFRIQEELTGKSIIIKQALPYAKVVGTSWPLTLDRSRIESESLKRTYQLVPNYTPKVYYSDSELAVTVMDDLSHLTIVRKGLIEAVQYPKLAKDIGLFLAHTLFYNSDFGLNQQEKKIQSGRFINPELCKITEDLVFTDPFFDHDTNNIDEQLKPFVAETIWADQSLKLEVAQLKQTFLTKAETLLHGDLHTGSIFANDDETVVIDPEFAYYGPIGFDIGAFVANIILNYLSQDVHLADHPDKKAEFQKYLLTVITETWNVFEEEFTVLWNKHPQDAFMNTNGYLGQTLDQIFKDMIGFAGCKVIRRMIGLAGVEDVEAIIDLKVRNQVKQRALSLGKEIILNRKDISSIEHLVKVVTKYA encoded by the coding sequence ATGACAACTCTTAAAGACACAACTTACGAACCTTTAACTACTGATACAGCTATTAAACTTAGCAAAGATTTACAACTTTTTAACGAAGATGATCTCCTCTTCGCACATGAGATCGGTGACGGCAACTTAAATTTAGTTTTCCGTATTCAAGAAGAATTAACTGGGAAATCGATCATTATTAAACAAGCCTTGCCATATGCAAAGGTAGTTGGAACAAGTTGGCCACTCACCCTTGACCGCTCACGAATTGAAAGCGAATCTTTAAAACGGACTTATCAACTTGTTCCTAATTACACACCTAAAGTTTATTACAGTGATTCTGAATTAGCTGTCACAGTAATGGATGACCTTTCCCATCTGACGATTGTCAGAAAAGGATTGATCGAAGCAGTCCAGTATCCTAAATTAGCAAAAGACATTGGATTGTTTTTAGCCCATACTCTTTTCTATAATTCTGATTTTGGTTTAAACCAACAAGAGAAAAAAATACAAAGTGGTCGATTTATCAACCCTGAGCTTTGCAAAATTACAGAAGACCTCGTGTTTACAGATCCATTCTTTGATCATGATACAAATAATATTGATGAACAACTTAAACCATTTGTTGCAGAAACCATTTGGGCCGATCAATCTTTAAAACTCGAAGTAGCACAGCTGAAACAAACATTTCTAACAAAAGCTGAAACACTTTTACATGGCGATTTACATACAGGAAGTATCTTTGCCAATGATGATGAAACTGTTGTCATTGATCCAGAATTTGCTTATTACGGGCCAATCGGTTTTGATATAGGAGCTTTCGTCGCTAATATTATCCTTAACTACTTATCTCAAGATGTACATTTAGCTGATCATCCTGATAAAAAAGCAGAATTCCAAAAATATTTACTTACAGTTATTACAGAAACCTGGAATGTGTTCGAAGAAGAATTTACGGTTCTTTGGAATAAACATCCGCAAGATGCTTTTATGAATACGAACGGTTACCTAGGACAAACATTGGATCAAATATTCAAGGACATGATTGGTTTTGCTGGTTGTAAGGTGATTCGCAGAATGATTGGCCTAGCTGGAGTCGAAGACGTTGAGGCGATTATCGACCTAAAAGTACGAAATCAGGTTAAACAGAGAGCACTTAGCCTTGGAAAAGAAATCATTTTAAATAGAAAAGATATTTCATCAATCGAACACTTAGTAAAGGTAGTGACTAAATATGCTTAA
- a CDS encoding methylthioribulose 1-phosphate dehydratase encodes MNSQWNELAAIKRELAARDWFPGTSGNLSIKVSEDPLTCLVTVSGKDKYKETESDFVLVDEDGRPLTDQGKPSAETVIHLEVYKKTDAGCSLHVHTLDNNVISELYGEKGSITFRNVELIKALDIWEEDGEFTIPIVENWADLPKLGKAISEKIKPDTKAVLIRNHGITVWGRNAFEAKRHLEACEFLFSYQLKLLHAKAANLKEVL; translated from the coding sequence ATGAATTCACAATGGAATGAATTAGCTGCTATTAAGCGAGAGCTTGCAGCAAGAGATTGGTTTCCGGGAACGAGCGGAAATTTATCTATAAAGGTTAGTGAGGATCCCTTAACATGCTTGGTAACAGTCAGTGGCAAAGATAAATACAAAGAAACTGAATCAGACTTTGTCCTAGTAGATGAAGATGGAAGGCCGCTTACAGATCAAGGGAAACCATCCGCTGAAACCGTTATTCATCTAGAAGTATATAAAAAAACTGACGCAGGTTGCAGTTTACACGTACATACATTAGATAATAACGTCATTTCAGAGCTCTATGGTGAAAAAGGTTCAATTACGTTTCGAAATGTTGAACTTATTAAAGCTTTAGATATTTGGGAAGAAGATGGTGAATTTACGATTCCGATCGTTGAAAATTGGGCAGATCTCCCTAAGCTCGGGAAAGCAATTAGTGAAAAGATTAAACCGGATACAAAAGCAGTTCTGATCCGTAATCATGGAATTACCGTTTGGGGAAGAAATGCATTTGAAGCAAAAAGACATCTTGAAGCATGTGAATTTTTATTTTCATATCAATTAAAATTATTGCATGCAAAAGCTGCAAATCTGAAGGAGGTTTTATAA
- a CDS encoding 2-hydroxy-3-keto-5-methylthiopentenyl-1-phosphate phosphatase gives MSTNPIIFCDFDGTITNNDNIIAIMKKFAPSGWENIKDDILAQRISVREGVGKLFGLLPSSLKEEMTEYILNDAEIREGFGAFVEYVKQHQIDLVVVSGGMDFFVQPLLKQYDLPIYCNEAKFDEETMRVEWPHLCDEKCNNECGCCKPSILRKISQNRFKIVIGDSITDLKVAQQADFVIARDFLLEKCQQLQLRHASFETFHDVIQTLRELEVKR, from the coding sequence ATGAGTACGAATCCAATTATTTTCTGTGATTTTGATGGCACGATTACGAACAATGACAATATTATTGCGATCATGAAAAAGTTTGCGCCATCTGGATGGGAAAACATAAAGGACGATATTTTAGCACAACGTATTTCGGTAAGAGAAGGGGTCGGTAAACTATTTGGACTCCTCCCTTCCTCACTTAAAGAAGAGATGACTGAATATATTCTAAATGATGCAGAAATTAGAGAGGGATTTGGGGCATTTGTTGAATATGTCAAACAACATCAAATTGACCTAGTCGTTGTTAGTGGAGGCATGGATTTCTTTGTTCAACCATTATTAAAGCAGTATGATCTGCCCATTTATTGCAATGAGGCAAAATTTGATGAGGAGACAATGCGAGTTGAATGGCCCCATCTATGTGACGAAAAGTGTAACAATGAATGTGGGTGCTGTAAGCCTTCCATTTTAAGAAAAATTAGTCAAAATCGTTTTAAAATTGTCATTGGAGATTCTATTACGGATCTTAAGGTCGCACAGCAAGCTGACTTCGTAATTGCAAGAGACTTTTTGCTAGAAAAGTGTCAACAATTACAGCTTCGCCATGCTTCCTTTGAGACATTTCATGATGTCATTCAGACATTGAGAGAACTTGAGGTGAAGAGATGA